A genomic stretch from Photobacterium atrarenae includes:
- a CDS encoding amidohydrolase, which translates to MTETITIDENALGQRLINHRREFHRYPESAWCEFFTTSRIAGLLQSLGYELHFSDAIIHRDTIMGRDEAEVAVARERAMGWGADANFMAEMDGITGVGAVLDTGRPGPVVALRFDIDAVEVRESQEDAHRPRFLGFASLQPGVTHACGHDAHTAIGLGVAETLAANRDALCGKIKLLFQPAEEGCRAGKAVAQSGWLDDVDYLFAAHIGMNVPSGTLVCDPQHFLCSSKFDLHFSGKAAHAGIEPNAGCNALAAACTAVTQMLAIPRHRDGMTRVNVGQFHAGNGRNVIPAKAVLMGETRGENRTLNSYMYQQVEQIARAAAQMHGVALEIKTQGEAIGLENDPTLVELLAQLGLNSGFSQIVLEKDFGASEDAGYLVERVQAKGGKAIYCLIGSDLAAGHHSGDFDIDESRMLPAVKLFLNAISELQTHPV; encoded by the coding sequence GTGACAGAGACGATAACGATAGATGAAAACGCGCTGGGTCAACGATTAATCAATCACCGGCGCGAGTTTCATCGCTACCCGGAGTCGGCCTGGTGTGAGTTCTTCACCACCAGCCGCATTGCCGGACTTTTGCAGTCACTGGGTTATGAACTGCATTTTTCAGATGCCATTATCCATCGTGACACCATTATGGGACGGGATGAAGCCGAAGTTGCTGTGGCCCGGGAGCGGGCAATGGGCTGGGGTGCCGATGCCAATTTCATGGCCGAGATGGACGGGATCACCGGGGTCGGGGCAGTGCTGGATACCGGCCGACCAGGCCCGGTCGTCGCCCTGCGCTTTGATATCGATGCCGTAGAAGTGCGGGAGAGCCAGGAAGATGCCCACCGGCCGCGGTTTTTAGGTTTTGCTTCCCTTCAGCCGGGCGTGACTCACGCTTGCGGTCATGATGCGCACACAGCCATTGGGCTAGGTGTTGCTGAAACCCTGGCGGCCAATCGCGATGCATTGTGCGGCAAAATTAAGCTGTTGTTCCAGCCGGCTGAAGAAGGTTGCCGGGCGGGGAAAGCGGTAGCGCAAAGTGGCTGGCTCGATGATGTCGATTATCTCTTTGCTGCGCATATCGGGATGAATGTCCCAAGCGGTACTTTGGTGTGCGATCCGCAGCATTTTCTCTGTAGCTCCAAATTTGATCTCCACTTTTCCGGCAAGGCTGCCCATGCCGGGATCGAACCCAATGCCGGCTGTAATGCCTTGGCGGCAGCTTGTACTGCAGTGACGCAAATGCTGGCGATCCCGCGTCACCGTGACGGGATGACCCGAGTCAATGTCGGCCAGTTTCATGCCGGTAACGGCCGCAATGTGATCCCGGCCAAAGCGGTCCTGATGGGGGAAACCCGGGGCGAGAACCGGACGTTGAACAGTTACATGTACCAGCAGGTCGAACAGATTGCTCGCGCTGCGGCGCAGATGCATGGTGTCGCCCTCGAGATTAAAACCCAGGGGGAGGCCATCGGACTGGAAAACGATCCGACCCTGGTCGAGTTGCTGGCGCAGCTGGGCCTGAACAGCGGGTTTAGTCAGATCGTGCTGGAGAAAGATTTCGGCGCCAGTGAAGATGCCGGTTATCTGGTTGAGCGGGTTCAGGCCAAGGGCGGCAAGGCGATTTACTGCCTAATTGGCTCAGATCTGGCTGCCGGTCACCACAGCGGTGATTTTGATATCGATGAGAGCCGGATGCTGCCGGCCGTTA